The following are encoded together in the Populus trichocarpa isolate Nisqually-1 chromosome 5, P.trichocarpa_v4.1, whole genome shotgun sequence genome:
- the LOC18099326 gene encoding probable galacturonosyltransferase-like 1: MYKPGRKLTLPSPPHLLLSLLLLLSIIIINATATATVNTKRFREAPQFYNSPTCPSISTKDMCSQQAVHVAMTLDFPYLRGTMAAILSILQHSSCPENTRFHFISSPSSTYLHETITSSFPYLRSQIHPFDTNSVSGLISTSIRSALDSPLNYARNYLANILPPCVRKAVYLDSDLVLVDDIAMLAATPLGTGTVLAAPEYCNANITAYFTPTFWANPSLSLTFSGRNACYFNTGVMIIDLERWREGDYTTKIVEWMELQKRMRIYELGSLPPFLLVFAGNIAAVDHKWNQHGLGGDNFRGLCRDLHPGPVSLLHWSGKGKPWVRLDENRPCPLDALWAPYDLMQTPFAIDF, encoded by the coding sequence ATGTACAAACCAGGACGAAAATTAACACTACCATCACCGCCACATCTCCTCCTCtccctccttctcctcctctccATAATTATAATCAATGCCACCGCCACGGCTACCGTCAATACTAAAAGATTCAGAGAAGCCCCACAATTCTACAACTCCCCAACATGTCCATCAATCTCCACCAAAGACATGTGCTCTCAGCAAGCAGTGCACGTGGCTATGACTCTGGACTTCCCTTACCTCCGCGGCACCATGGCCGCTATTCTTTCCATCCTCCAACACTCCTCCTGCCCGGAAAATACTCGCTTCCACTTCATTTCCTCCCCTTCCTCCACCTACCTCCACGAAACTATCACCTCCTCCTTCCCTTACCTCCGTTCCCAAATCCACCCTTTCGACACCAACTCTGTCTCCGGCCTCATCTCCACCTCCATCCGCTCAGCCCTCGACTCTCCTCTTAACTATGCTCGCAATTATCTCGCCAACATCCTTCCTCCTTGCGTCCGGAAAGCTGTCTATTTAGACTCCGATTTAGTCCTAGTCGACGACATTGCAATGCTAGCAGCTACTCCACTTGGTACCGGAACTGTGTTAGCAGCACCGGAATACTGTAATGCTAACATTACCGCATACTTTACTCCTACATTTTGGGCAAACCCTTCGCTCTCCTTGACATTTTCAGGACGCAATGCCTGTTACTTTAACACAGGAGTGATGATTATTGATTTAGAAAGATGGAGAGAAGGAGATTACACAACAAAAATAGTTGAATGGATGGAGCTTCAAAAGAGGATGAGGATTTATGAATTGGGCTCATTGCCTCCATTCTTGTTGGTTTTTGCTGGGAATATTGCTGCTGTGGATCATAAATGGAATCAACATGGCCTTGGAGGGGATAATTTTAGAGGTCTTTGTAGGGATTTGCATCCTGGTCCAGTTAGTCTTCTGCATTGGAGTGGCAAAGGGAAGCCTTGGGTTCGCTTAGATGAAAACCGGCCATGCCCTTTGGATGCATTATGGGCTCCTTATGATCTTATGCAGACACCTTTTGCTATTGACTTTTAG
- the LOC18109924 gene encoding probable calcium-binding protein CML41: protein MATDRVSKSSKWFSNKGLRLSLHRRRSKSSSTLSSPNSLMSPYTPKKGRAREDELKEVFRHFDSDGDGRISALELRAYFRSIGEYMSHEEAQSAINDLDADQDNMLDFQDFLRLMKREANDYDDDLKMAFEMFEMEKGSGYITPKGLQRMLHRLGDAKSYDDCVAMIHVFDIDGNGVLDFHEFNQMMA, encoded by the coding sequence ATGGCAACTGATAGAGTTTCAAAATCATCTAAGTGGTTCTCTAACAAGGGTCTGAGGTTAAGTCTCCATCGTCGTAGATCAAAGTCTAGTTCAACGTTAAGCTCTCCTAACTCCCTCATGTCCCCATATACACCAAAAAAGGGTAGAGCTAGAGAAGATGAGCTAAAAGAAGTTTTTCGTCATTTCGATAGTGATGGTGATGGAAGGATCTCAGCCCTAGAGCTTAGGGCATACTTTAGATCCATAGGGGAGTACATGTCACATGAAGAGGCACAATCAGCGATCAACGATCTTGATGCAGACCAGGACAACATGTTGGACTTCCAAGACTTTTTGAGGCTAATGAAGAGGGAGGCTAATGATTATGATGATGATCTCAAAATGGCCTTTGAGATGTTTGAAATGGAGAAGGGATCGGGGTACATAACACCTAAGGGCTTGCAAAGGATGCTGCATCGACTAGGAGATGCAAAGTCTTATGATGACTGCGTGGCCATGATTCATGTTTTTGATATTGATGGTAATGGAGTCCTTGATTTTCATGAGTTTAATCAAATGATGGCCTGA